The following are encoded in a window of Paenibacillaceae bacterium GAS479 genomic DNA:
- a CDS encoding AraC-type DNA-binding protein: MNYIPLHLKQDLQVDELISLHYFEYPKGFLFEGESHDFWELLYVDKGEVEVRADDRLLVLQQGTIVFHKPGEFHTVRVDSKHRPPNLIVIAFTCSSPLMEKLHDRVDVLQEREVGWLSILLQEGFASFLPPFHDPQTHQIRRNPNAPPTSEQMFRLCLELLLISQIRSADAAGGRDNRRAATPAMRAAGQDTIDKLKAFMGEKLGETLTLEDLCQAAHLGRTRLKELVQLHSGMGPMELFRQMKLEEAKSMIRERSYSMTEISAKLGYSSLHYFSRDFKRATGMPPSEYARTVEALLG, encoded by the coding sequence ATGAATTATATTCCATTACACCTTAAACAGGACTTACAAGTCGACGAATTAATTTCCTTGCATTATTTTGAATACCCAAAGGGCTTTTTGTTTGAGGGCGAGTCGCATGATTTTTGGGAGCTGTTATATGTGGATAAAGGCGAGGTAGAGGTGCGTGCTGACGACAGGCTGCTCGTTCTGCAGCAAGGCACCATCGTTTTCCATAAACCAGGGGAGTTCCATACGGTCCGAGTGGACAGCAAACATCGACCGCCTAACCTGATCGTCATCGCCTTCACCTGCTCCAGCCCGCTCATGGAGAAGCTTCACGACCGGGTGGACGTTCTTCAAGAAAGAGAGGTCGGTTGGCTGTCGATTCTGCTGCAAGAGGGCTTTGCGAGTTTCCTGCCGCCCTTCCATGACCCGCAAACTCACCAGATTCGGCGCAATCCTAATGCTCCGCCTACTTCGGAGCAAATGTTCCGGCTCTGTCTTGAGCTACTGCTAATCAGTCAGATTCGCAGCGCTGATGCTGCTGGGGGACGAGACAACAGGCGGGCAGCCACTCCGGCCATGCGCGCGGCGGGACAAGATACTATCGATAAGCTGAAAGCTTTTATGGGAGAGAAGCTCGGGGAGACGTTAACGCTAGAGGATCTATGCCAGGCGGCCCATCTCGGGCGCACCCGACTCAAAGAGCTGGTGCAGCTGCATAGCGGCATGGGGCCGATGGAGTTGTTCCGCCAGATGAAGCTGGAGGAAGCAAAGTCGATGATCCGCGAGCGCAGTTATAGCATGACGGAAATTTCAGCAAAGCTTGGTTATTCCAGCTTGCATTATTTTTCAAGGGACTTCAAACGAGCCACCGGCATGCCGCCTTCGGAGTATGCTCGCACAGTCGAAGCTCTGCTGGGATGA
- a CDS encoding chloramphenicol O-acetyltransferase type A yields MKFNPIVMDNWNRKPYFEHYLNNVRCTYSMTANIDISLLLKELKSRGIKLYPALIHMITTVVNSHNEFRTCFNDETLGYWNSLSPSFTVFHDDDKTFSSIWTLYGEDFNDFYSRYIDDMQKYGSVKHFVAKTNQPPNTFNISSIPWVSFTGFNLNIYNEGNYLLPIFTMGKYFQHDEKILLPLSGQFHHAVCDGYHAGMLYNELQLRAVNCAEWLSEER; encoded by the coding sequence ATGAAATTCAATCCGATTGTCATGGATAACTGGAATAGAAAACCTTATTTTGAGCATTATTTAAATAACGTCAGATGCACCTACAGCATGACTGCCAACATTGACATTTCCCTGCTATTGAAAGAACTTAAGAGTCGGGGGATAAAGCTGTATCCAGCACTGATTCACATGATAACTACGGTGGTAAACAGCCACAATGAATTTCGCACATGTTTTAATGATGAGACATTAGGGTATTGGAATAGCTTGTCTCCTAGTTTTACCGTATTCCATGATGATGACAAAACTTTTTCAAGCATATGGACTTTGTACGGTGAAGATTTTAACGATTTCTACAGTCGTTATATTGATGATATGCAAAAATACGGAAGTGTTAAACATTTCGTCGCTAAAACTAACCAACCACCTAACACTTTCAATATTTCTAGCATTCCTTGGGTTAGCTTCACTGGCTTTAACCTGAACATCTACAACGAGGGAAACTATTTACTACCCATCTTTACAATGGGGAAATACTTTCAGCATGATGAAAAAATTCTGCTGCCGTTATCAGGACAATTCCATCATGCCGTTTGTGATGGTTACCATGCCGGGATGCTGTATAATGAGCTACAATTACGTGCAGTTAATTGCGCGGAGTGGTTAAGCGAGGAACGATAG
- a CDS encoding ferritin encodes MNDNLAKALNDQMNFEFYSAHVYLAMAAHCSGESLDGFSNFFLVQAEEERFHAMKIYKFLNDRGRRAVLQSMPEPKNEYSSMLDVFQHGYHHEQQNTKNFYHLADLALDEREHATIYFLKWFIDEQVEEEALFDSVIQKLRRIESDSNAFYMLDSEFAGRSFTPPAE; translated from the coding sequence ATGAATGATAATTTGGCCAAAGCGTTGAACGATCAGATGAACTTTGAATTTTATTCCGCTCATGTGTACCTCGCGATGGCGGCCCATTGCTCTGGCGAGAGCTTGGACGGCTTCTCTAACTTCTTCCTCGTGCAAGCGGAGGAGGAGCGCTTCCATGCGATGAAGATTTACAAGTTCCTCAATGATCGTGGACGCCGCGCTGTCCTCCAGTCGATGCCAGAGCCGAAAAACGAATACTCCTCGATGTTGGATGTATTTCAGCATGGCTACCACCATGAGCAGCAGAACACGAAGAACTTCTACCATCTGGCTGACCTCGCTCTCGATGAGCGCGAGCATGCGACGATCTACTTCCTCAAATGGTTCATCGACGAGCAGGTTGAGGAAGAGGCTCTGTTCGACAGCGTCATCCAGAAGTTGAGACGGATCGAGTCCGACAGCAACGCTTTCTACATGCTGGACAGCGAGTTTGCAGGTCGGAGCTTTACTCCTCCGGCGGAATAA
- a CDS encoding DNA replication protein, producing the protein MIMNQEFSAAYTRALASLLGDRGVFLPSLLLRSYRELGLSDTDFMLMLQLMAFRDSERKDFPTPEELAVRLGISGRSVEQLLGRLIKEGFLTIDDALDSVSGIRYERYNWQGWLERAAQWAAAEEVTAAAADSPKTEAHARPEPTNEQNLFAVFEQEFGRLLSPMEFERISSWLDQDRYSDELIRFALREAVFAGKLHFPYIDRILLEWSRNRVSTPEEARVHSRNKFRGTGGKG; encoded by the coding sequence TTGATCATGAATCAAGAATTTTCTGCTGCTTATACACGCGCCTTGGCCTCCCTGTTGGGCGACCGGGGCGTGTTCCTGCCTTCGCTGCTGCTACGCTCTTATCGAGAGCTTGGTCTTAGCGACACCGACTTCATGTTAATGCTGCAATTAATGGCGTTCCGGGATTCGGAGCGCAAGGACTTTCCAACTCCCGAGGAGCTGGCGGTTCGTCTCGGTATATCCGGGCGTTCCGTGGAGCAATTGCTCGGCAGGCTCATCAAGGAAGGCTTTTTGACTATTGATGATGCATTGGATAGTGTGAGTGGAATCCGTTACGAGCGTTACAACTGGCAAGGCTGGCTGGAGCGGGCGGCGCAGTGGGCAGCAGCGGAGGAAGTTACCGCCGCTGCCGCTGACAGCCCGAAGACGGAAGCTCACGCCCGTCCTGAGCCGACCAACGAGCAGAATCTGTTCGCGGTATTCGAACAGGAGTTTGGCCGGTTGCTGTCGCCGATGGAGTTCGAGCGCATTAGCAGTTGGCTCGATCAAGATCGCTACAGCGACGAGCTGATCCGTTTTGCGCTGCGTGAGGCGGTATTTGCCGGGAAGCTTCATTTTCCGTACATCGACCGTATTCTGCTTGAATGGAGCCGCAATCGGGTAAGCACGCCGGAGGAGGCTCGCGTCCATAGCCGCAATAAGTTCCGCGGAACTGGCGGAAAGGGCTGA
- a CDS encoding asparaginyl-tRNA synthetase, with protein MSDALVTIREVSGHVGRSVRIGAWVQRKRSSGKIAFLQLRDGTGFIQGVVAKNEVSEETWDNAGKLTQESSLYVTGTVKEEPRSPSGFELVVEGIEIIQVTQEYPITPKEHGVDFLMDHRHLWLRSPKQRAVLTIRAEIKRAVNEYFDTNGFTQVDPPILTPTSAEGTTNLFHTKYFDEDAYLTQSGQLYMEAAAMALGKVYSFGPTFRAEKSKTRRHLIEFWMIEPEMAFVDLEQSLRIQESFVAHVVASVLKNCRPELETLGRDISKLEAIQAPFPRITYDEAIDFLNNNGFEVPWGEDFGAPHETAIAEAYDRPVFITHYPASIKSFYMKPDPNRPEVVLCADMIAPEGYGEIIGGSQRIDDPELMAQRFEEHKLPLEAYQWYMDLRTYGTVPHSGFGLGLERTVAWICGLEHVRETIAFPRTLYRLYP; from the coding sequence ATGAGTGACGCATTGGTAACGATTCGGGAAGTATCCGGCCATGTAGGCCGCAGCGTGCGGATTGGCGCGTGGGTTCAACGTAAGCGTTCGAGCGGCAAAATTGCTTTTCTGCAGCTGCGTGACGGCACTGGCTTCATCCAAGGCGTAGTAGCCAAAAACGAAGTGAGCGAGGAAACCTGGGATAATGCAGGTAAGCTGACCCAGGAAAGTTCGCTTTATGTGACCGGTACCGTTAAGGAAGAGCCACGCAGCCCATCCGGCTTCGAGCTCGTCGTTGAAGGCATCGAGATCATCCAGGTGACTCAGGAATATCCGATCACTCCGAAGGAGCATGGCGTTGACTTCCTGATGGATCATCGCCATCTATGGCTGCGCTCGCCTAAACAGCGTGCGGTGCTGACGATTCGCGCCGAGATCAAGCGCGCTGTCAACGAATACTTCGATACGAACGGGTTCACCCAGGTCGATCCGCCGATCCTGACGCCGACCTCGGCAGAAGGCACGACAAATCTGTTCCATACGAAGTATTTTGATGAAGATGCTTATCTGACTCAAAGTGGACAGCTGTACATGGAAGCAGCCGCAATGGCGCTTGGTAAAGTATACAGCTTCGGGCCTACGTTCCGCGCTGAGAAGTCTAAAACGCGCCGTCATCTGATTGAATTCTGGATGATTGAGCCGGAGATGGCGTTTGTCGACCTTGAGCAAAGTTTGCGCATTCAAGAGTCATTCGTTGCGCATGTCGTTGCCAGCGTATTGAAGAACTGCCGTCCAGAGCTCGAAACGCTTGGCCGTGACATCTCTAAGCTGGAGGCGATTCAGGCTCCATTCCCACGCATCACTTATGATGAGGCGATTGATTTCCTGAACAATAACGGCTTTGAAGTGCCTTGGGGCGAAGACTTCGGTGCACCGCATGAAACGGCGATTGCCGAAGCATACGACCGTCCGGTGTTCATTACGCATTACCCGGCATCGATCAAGTCTTTCTACATGAAGCCAGATCCGAATCGTCCAGAAGTCGTTCTGTGCGCGGACATGATCGCACCGGAAGGTTACGGCGAGATCATTGGCGGCTCGCAGCGGATCGACGATCCCGAGCTGATGGCGCAGCGTTTCGAAGAGCATAAGCTGCCGCTTGAAGCGTACCAGTGGTACATGGATCTGCGTACTTACGGCACCGTTCCGCATTCCGGCTTCGGACTTGGTTTGGAGCGTACGGTAGCTTGGATCTGCGGCCTTGAGCATGTACGTGAAACGATCGCCTTCCCGCGTACGCTCTACAGGCTCTATCCTTGA
- a CDS encoding acetate kinase: MKILVINAGSSSLKYQLYDMTDESVLASGRVERIGMDSSIVTHEPADRPEVRVVDEILEHTSAIKRVLDMLTHKEHGVLSSVSDIDAVGHRVVHGGEVFKESALVTQETKLEIRKLFDLAPLHNPAHMMGITAVEAVLPGVPQVVVFDTAFHQTMPQQSYLYPIPMVLYKRHAIRRYGFHGTSHAYVSERAADLLGKPLQELKLVSCHIGNGASATAILNGKSFDTSMGMTPLEGLMMGTRSGDLDPAIVPYTMNKEDLTLTEVNSMLNKHSGLLAISGLSSDMREITEAMFDGDKNARLAFEMYTYRVKKYIGAYAAAMNGIDVLLFTAGVGENSAVLREHVCEGLTFLGIKLDKELNAQRSKEARIISTPDSSVTVMIVPTNEELLIARDTFKLTKQA, encoded by the coding sequence ATGAAAATTCTAGTCATAAATGCGGGAAGCTCTTCGCTGAAATACCAGCTGTATGACATGACCGACGAATCCGTTCTGGCCAGTGGCCGCGTAGAGCGGATCGGCATGGATTCTTCGATCGTGACGCATGAGCCGGCGGATCGCCCGGAAGTCAGAGTCGTCGACGAAATTCTTGAACACACCAGCGCTATCAAGCGCGTGCTCGACATGCTCACGCATAAGGAGCATGGTGTGCTTTCCTCCGTCAGTGACATCGATGCGGTTGGACACCGTGTCGTACACGGCGGCGAAGTGTTCAAGGAGTCGGCACTCGTAACTCAGGAGACGAAGCTGGAAATTCGTAAATTGTTCGATTTGGCGCCGCTGCACAATCCGGCCCATATGATGGGGATTACAGCCGTTGAGGCGGTATTGCCAGGTGTTCCTCAAGTTGTCGTTTTTGATACGGCCTTCCATCAAACGATGCCGCAGCAATCGTATCTGTACCCGATTCCGATGGTGCTGTACAAGCGCCATGCCATTCGCCGCTACGGCTTCCACGGTACGAGCCACGCCTATGTGAGCGAGCGCGCTGCGGATCTGCTTGGCAAGCCGCTCCAAGAGCTGAAGCTGGTCAGCTGCCATATTGGCAATGGCGCCAGCGCAACGGCTATTTTGAACGGCAAATCTTTTGACACTAGCATGGGTATGACGCCGCTTGAAGGGCTGATGATGGGCACTCGTAGCGGTGATCTCGATCCGGCAATCGTGCCTTACACGATGAACAAGGAAGACTTGACACTCACCGAGGTCAACTCCATGCTCAACAAGCATAGCGGTCTGCTCGCGATTTCCGGCCTTAGCAGCGACATGCGCGAGATTACAGAAGCTATGTTTGACGGTGACAAAAACGCCCGGCTTGCTTTTGAAATGTACACGTACCGGGTCAAAAAATACATCGGAGCTTACGCGGCAGCGATGAATGGCATTGATGTGCTGCTGTTCACGGCAGGTGTTGGAGAAAACTCCGCCGTTCTGCGCGAGCATGTATGCGAAGGGCTTACTTTCCTCGGCATCAAGCTGGACAAGGAGCTTAACGCTCAGCGCAGCAAGGAAGCGCGGATCATCTCTACGCCAGATTCTTCTGTCACAGTCATGATCGTACCGACTAATGAAGAGCTGCTGATCGCCCGCGATACGTTCAAGCTGACGAAACAAGCCTAA
- a CDS encoding 3-hydroxybutyryl-CoA dehydrogenase: MNFRKIGVIGAGTMGQSIAEMLAYKGMDVFLMELTPAKLEQGMRNIEISLDKQIEKWALTQAEKKLILNRIHGVTSMEDFSQCELIIETITEDLERKKAIIAAVDRACPPDVIVASNTSTLSLTELASAAEHPERVIGMHFVYPVFKVDLVEIVRGLRTSDATFKLTKGFVEQVIDKKGVMVFESPGFITTRLICLFINEALHILEEGVASVEDIDSAMRIGYSFQHGPFEMADRFGLDSVHAALDSMFREYGELKYRPSFILKKMVRAGQLGVKSGEGFFHYDKDGDRV; this comes from the coding sequence GTGAATTTTAGAAAGATCGGTGTTATTGGCGCCGGTACGATGGGACAGAGCATTGCCGAAATGCTTGCTTACAAAGGAATGGACGTCTTTTTGATGGAGCTTACTCCTGCCAAGCTGGAGCAGGGTATGCGCAACATTGAGATCAGCCTGGACAAGCAGATCGAGAAATGGGCGCTGACTCAGGCCGAGAAAAAGCTTATTCTGAATCGCATTCACGGAGTGACCTCCATGGAGGATTTCTCCCAATGCGAGCTGATCATAGAGACGATTACGGAGGATCTTGAGCGTAAAAAGGCCATTATTGCGGCCGTGGATCGCGCCTGCCCACCGGATGTCATTGTTGCGAGCAATACCTCGACTCTATCGCTGACGGAACTGGCTAGCGCTGCAGAACATCCAGAACGTGTTATCGGCATGCACTTTGTGTATCCGGTATTCAAAGTGGATCTTGTCGAAATCGTACGCGGTCTGCGCACTTCTGATGCGACCTTCAAGCTGACCAAAGGTTTCGTAGAGCAGGTCATCGACAAAAAAGGCGTCATGGTATTTGAGTCACCAGGTTTTATTACGACACGTCTGATCTGCCTCTTCATCAATGAAGCGCTCCATATTTTGGAGGAAGGCGTTGCCTCGGTCGAAGATATCGATAGCGCAATGCGGATCGGCTACTCGTTCCAGCATGGCCCGTTCGAGATGGCGGATCGCTTCGGATTGGATTCTGTTCATGCAGCGCTTGATTCGATGTTCCGCGAGTACGGAGAACTTAAATACCGTCCATCCTTTATTCTCAAAAAAATGGTGCGCGCCGGCCAGCTTGGAGTTAAAAGCGGGGAAGGCTTTTTCCATTATGACAAGGATGGTGACCGGGTATGA
- a CDS encoding ATP-dependent metalloprotease FtsH: protein MPKYSAEIGTGFLTALLAFLLFRGFNIVPLLLALSLVAVLFFALRSKGQLAAAGGRRDAVSKTSTPFSFDEIGGQERAKGELIEALDFLVKHEEISKLGIRPLKGILLTGPPGTGKTLMAKAAAYYTDSIYLAASGSEFVEMYVGVGAGRIRDLFKDARRKAQKAGKKNAVIFIDEIDVIGGKRDGGQHREYDQTLNQLLTEMDGIHANESPRILLMAATNRKEMLDPALLRPGRFDRHIGVDLPDKKARLHILNIHAKNKPLAAEVDLMKIAEESFGFSGAQLESVLNEAAIYAMRESSEFVVQKHLSMAIDKVMMGEKTDRESTKEERERVAIHELGHAIAAELLRPGSVSQVALSPRGAALGYVRHNPTQDHYLYTKDFLESQIMIALAGAAAEEMFYGGRSTGSRNDFEQSLSIVRTMVECGLTEVGIIEDRMMTPDRWANISGSVLDELMRRTKEMLASRRELFQHCLSILIDKETLGGEQFRVLIQEEQTISA from the coding sequence ATGCCTAAATACAGCGCCGAAATTGGCACCGGCTTTTTGACCGCTCTGCTGGCGTTTCTCTTATTTCGAGGATTTAATATTGTTCCGTTGTTACTAGCGCTTTCTCTCGTCGCGGTGCTTTTTTTCGCACTTCGCTCCAAAGGCCAACTGGCTGCTGCTGGTGGCAGACGTGATGCGGTATCCAAGACCAGTACTCCATTCTCGTTTGATGAAATCGGTGGTCAGGAACGCGCAAAAGGTGAGCTTATTGAAGCACTTGATTTTCTAGTTAAACATGAAGAGATCAGCAAGCTTGGCATCCGGCCGCTCAAGGGCATCCTGCTTACGGGACCGCCCGGAACAGGTAAAACGCTAATGGCCAAAGCTGCTGCATACTATACGGATTCAATCTATTTAGCTGCTTCGGGCAGCGAGTTTGTTGAAATGTACGTCGGCGTTGGCGCAGGGCGCATTCGTGATCTGTTCAAAGATGCTCGCCGTAAAGCTCAAAAGGCGGGCAAAAAAAATGCCGTCATTTTTATTGATGAGATTGATGTCATCGGTGGCAAAAGGGATGGCGGACAGCATCGCGAGTACGATCAGACGCTTAATCAGCTGCTTACGGAAATGGACGGTATTCATGCGAACGAATCACCGCGCATTCTGCTTATGGCGGCAACGAATCGTAAAGAGATGCTCGACCCAGCGCTATTGCGTCCCGGAAGGTTCGACCGCCATATCGGCGTTGATCTGCCCGACAAAAAAGCTCGTCTGCATATTTTAAACATTCATGCTAAAAACAAACCGCTTGCCGCCGAGGTCGATTTGATGAAAATCGCGGAGGAATCATTCGGCTTCTCCGGTGCTCAGCTGGAAAGTGTGCTTAATGAAGCCGCCATTTATGCGATGCGCGAGAGCAGTGAGTTTGTCGTTCAGAAACATCTGTCGATGGCAATCGACAAGGTCATGATGGGCGAAAAGACGGACCGCGAATCCACTAAGGAAGAGCGGGAGCGCGTTGCCATTCATGAGCTTGGCCATGCGATTGCGGCCGAGCTGCTGCGTCCCGGCAGCGTGTCGCAGGTTGCGCTGTCACCACGCGGAGCGGCGCTTGGTTATGTGCGCCATAATCCGACGCAGGATCATTATTTGTACACGAAGGACTTTCTGGAGTCTCAGATTATGATTGCTCTTGCCGGAGCCGCTGCGGAGGAGATGTTTTATGGAGGCCGCAGCACAGGCTCCCGCAATGACTTTGAGCAATCGCTGAGCATCGTCCGCACGATGGTAGAATGTGGGTTGACCGAAGTCGGAATCATTGAAGATCGGATGATGACGCCGGATCGCTGGGCTAACATTTCCGGCTCGGTGCTGGATGAACTGATGAGACGCACGAAGGAAATGCTTGCCTCGCGCAGAGAGCTGTTCCAGCATTGCCTAAGTATTCTGATTGATAAAGAAACGCTTGGCGGCGAACAGTTCCGCGTACTGATTCAAGAGGAGCAGACGATTAGCGCCTGA
- a CDS encoding 5-methylthioadenosine/S-adenosylhomocysteine deaminase, whose protein sequence is MNKWWIENGTFVTMDESQPVVKGHMVIENDCITYIGKERPLDADSISVKVDGSKQVFMPGLINTHGHAAMSLLRGYSDDEALQTWLQDYMWPMEAKFTDADVKWGTSLAVLEMLKSGTTTFVDMYDRMDEVAKVVQQSGMRGVLMRGAIGLCPEDVQNQKLADAVQFAKNWNGAADGRIMTMMSPHAPYTCPPEFIEKFVQAAHDYDLPMHTHMSETVAEVEQNVRDYGVRPVEHLDRLGFFTRPSFVAHAVHLTDEEISLLAERGVAVSHNAASNLKLASGVARVPELLKAGVTVSLGTDSAASNNNLDLFDEIRLAALIHKGVSGDPTVVPATQALQLATLGGAATIRQPQLGALRAGMKADFIALDADQPHFYPQTDMISHLVYSASGRDVRDVWVNGQQVVRGGICLLLDEEKIKAEAEACYRRLAGN, encoded by the coding sequence ATGAACAAATGGTGGATTGAAAATGGAACCTTCGTCACGATGGACGAAAGCCAGCCGGTCGTAAAAGGACATATGGTGATCGAGAATGATTGCATCACCTACATAGGCAAAGAGCGTCCGCTGGATGCGGATTCCATCTCGGTTAAAGTCGACGGCAGCAAGCAAGTATTTATGCCCGGTCTGATTAACACTCACGGACATGCTGCAATGTCGCTGCTGCGCGGTTATTCGGATGATGAGGCGCTTCAAACCTGGTTGCAGGACTATATGTGGCCGATGGAAGCCAAATTTACGGATGCGGACGTCAAGTGGGGAACTTCCCTGGCCGTTCTGGAAATGCTGAAAAGCGGTACGACAACGTTCGTTGATATGTATGATCGGATGGACGAAGTGGCCAAAGTTGTGCAGCAGTCCGGAATGCGCGGTGTACTTATGCGCGGTGCAATCGGACTTTGTCCTGAGGATGTACAGAACCAGAAGCTAGCTGACGCCGTACAGTTCGCCAAGAATTGGAACGGAGCCGCAGATGGGCGGATCATGACGATGATGAGTCCTCATGCCCCTTATACCTGTCCACCAGAATTTATCGAGAAGTTCGTGCAAGCTGCACATGATTATGATCTTCCGATGCATACTCATATGTCCGAAACGGTAGCTGAAGTGGAACAAAATGTTCGCGATTACGGTGTGCGTCCGGTAGAACATCTCGATCGTTTGGGCTTCTTCACCCGCCCGAGCTTTGTCGCTCATGCCGTGCATCTGACCGACGAGGAGATCAGCTTGCTGGCCGAGCGCGGCGTAGCGGTATCTCATAACGCAGCCAGTAACCTGAAGCTGGCAAGCGGTGTAGCTCGAGTACCAGAGCTGCTCAAAGCAGGCGTTACGGTGTCGCTTGGCACCGATAGTGCGGCAAGCAACAACAACCTGGATCTGTTTGACGAGATTCGCTTGGCAGCGCTGATTCATAAGGGTGTCTCCGGTGATCCAACCGTCGTTCCGGCAACGCAGGCGCTGCAGCTCGCTACACTGGGCGGCGCGGCGACGATTCGTCAACCGCAACTGGGAGCGCTTCGCGCTGGTATGAAGGCTGACTTCATCGCGCTGGATGCTGACCAACCGCATTTCTATCCGCAAACGGATATGATCTCGCATCTCGTTTATTCTGCATCCGGTCGCGATGTTCGCGATGTATGGGTGAACGGTCAACAAGTTGTGCGGGGCGGAATTTGCCTGCTGCTTGATGAAGAGAAGATTAAGGCAGAGGCGGAAGCTTGCTACCGCAGGCTGGCGGGTAACTGA
- a CDS encoding redox-sensing transcriptional repressor, translating into MSKQGKPISEAVVRRLPVYLQVLNDLHIRDVQTVSSQELGRKLELNPAQIRKDLAYFGEFGRKGVGYDVNYLIEKIRGILKLDQPMLVGLAGAGNLGHALCNYSSYVKDNMKITAVFDASPAKIGKRINSLEVLPIDQLQDKVREDGIQIGIITVPAGEAQNVADRFIEAGVKGILNFAPGVLKAPDHVRIHYADFTTQLLSLAYYMNKDGTVDNEQMVD; encoded by the coding sequence TTGAGCAAACAGGGAAAACCAATATCGGAGGCGGTCGTTCGCCGACTTCCGGTTTATCTGCAAGTGCTGAACGACCTGCACATTCGTGATGTCCAAACCGTTAGCAGCCAGGAGCTCGGCCGCAAGCTAGAGCTGAATCCGGCACAGATCCGCAAGGATCTCGCTTACTTCGGTGAATTCGGGCGTAAAGGCGTCGGTTACGATGTCAATTATCTCATCGAGAAAATCCGCGGCATCCTCAAGCTTGACCAGCCAATGTTAGTCGGGCTTGCGGGCGCAGGTAATCTCGGACATGCACTATGCAATTATAGCTCTTATGTTAAGGATAATATGAAAATAACAGCTGTATTCGATGCCAGCCCTGCGAAGATCGGCAAACGAATCAACTCCCTTGAGGTGCTACCGATCGATCAGCTGCAGGATAAAGTACGCGAGGATGGCATCCAGATCGGCATCATTACGGTGCCGGCGGGAGAAGCGCAAAATGTGGCCGATCGATTCATCGAGGCCGGAGTAAAGGGAATTCTAAACTTTGCTCCTGGCGTGCTGAAAGCTCCGGACCATGTGCGGATTCATTATGCCGATTTTACAACTCAGCTGCTGAGCTTGGCCTACTATATGAATAAGGATGGTACGGTAGACAATGAACAAATGGTGGATTGA